One segment of Phragmites australis chromosome 13, lpPhrAust1.1, whole genome shotgun sequence DNA contains the following:
- the LOC133887668 gene encoding uncharacterized protein LOC133887668 encodes MLAARRLSASPLLRRRRLSAQPQPTTPPPEAAESGAAAWVRRGAALSLLGLTGAVAASAVSDLSVFLSCSSQAIEKATQNQQIVDAIGKPIVRGPWYSASIAVNHARHSVSCTFPVSGSQGNGLLKFKAVRLGDESWFSFLQRSDWEILLMDAILDIPTEDGKHRTMRVTIPDNTPAPPPVDCTACKSQPTPAPAPTPPEK; translated from the exons ATGTTGGCGGCTCGCCGTCTCTCCGCCTCCCCTCTcctacgccgccgccgcctctccgccCAGCCCCAGCCCACGACTCCACCTCCGGAGGCGGCCGAGTCGGGCGCGGCCGCGTGGGTCCGTCGCGGGGCTGCGCTCTCGCTGCTGGGGCTGACCGGCGCCGTCGCTGCCAGCGCCGTCAGCGACCTCTCTGTCTTCCTCTCCTGCTCCAG CCAGGCAATAGAGAAGGCCACACAGAACCAGCAGATAGTGGATGCAATTGGCAAGCCGATCGTGCGGGGCCCCTGGTACAGCGCTTCCATTGCTGTGAATCACGCGAGGCATTCTGTCTCCTGCACATTCCCGGTGTCGGGTTCCCAAGGAAATGGGCTTCTGAAGTTCAAGGCTGTGCGCCTGGGAG ATGAATCTTGGTTTTCATTTCTACAGCGCAGTGACTGGGAGATACTTCTCATGGATGCTATCCTTGATATTCCTACTGAAGATGGGAAACACCGGACAATGAGGGTAACAATTCCAGACAACACCCCTGCTCCACCGCCAGTCGACTGCACGGCGTGCAAGTCCCAACCAAcgccagctccagctccaacaCCTCCAGAGAAATGA